In Chondrocystis sp. NIES-4102, the following proteins share a genomic window:
- a CDS encoding PAS/PAC sensor hybrid histidine kinase: MPGTKTSGRPGGNPDLKKYGFQSDRDEPLRERLQIRVPLSMKQQLQQQENWQEFVRNAIAEKLQKSA; encoded by the coding sequence ATGCCAGGAACTAAGACTAGCGGTAGACCAGGCGGTAATCCTGACCTTAAAAAATATGGTTTTCAAAGTGACCGTGATGAACCTTTGCGCGAACGGTTACAGATTCGAGTCCCCCTTTCTATGAAACAACAGCTTCAACAACAAGAAAATTGGCAAGAATTTGTTAGAAATGCGATCGCTGAAAAGCTTCAAAAATCTGCTTAA
- a CDS encoding LuxR family two component transcriptional regulator — protein MRNNQNNERVKVLIVDDQVTIQQALINIFSQLPEIEIIGVASNGQEAIDKTIILKPNIIFMDIVMPVIDGVTASKQILQQFPDIKIVIVASDPINYEQASKIAIKGYIVKGSIPEDYVALIRNIIHYDNLNNTSYKNNIYPLSNYALNSGDNHTSSKKMQNHYINILIIQIIDLWLKNNSANILPENFFEEILKLDENFNFLEKFLLQGESVNCDIIKESELRINKYSSDLLKCISKNDFGLFNRTLSDIEKKIDVWIYKEECIRNHMSCQLRLRINALNLRINLIKKVRDFIKSFWNNTLPQESLNYLENLEQLIANQIYNFHLMLKSYLQYQKSYEKSYEILKAKVLSSEQVNENYDYMIKAFKYMCIYKIKREALELSIEALKSIREISQTSIDTIILTVKLLQEAKIQCKFQLNCQFNDDSNQENILFEQIQAQVIPEKLKYSLEKYLGMELNSWGNCSYITEHRIREFFILELNEIIKNFSVEIMQNL, from the coding sequence ATGAGAAATAATCAAAATAATGAACGGGTAAAAGTATTAATTGTTGATGATCAAGTAACAATTCAACAAGCGTTAATAAATATATTTTCGCAATTACCTGAAATTGAGATTATTGGAGTAGCAAGTAATGGACAAGAGGCTATAGATAAAACTATCATCTTAAAACCAAACATTATATTTATGGATATTGTCATGCCTGTAATAGATGGTGTTACAGCTAGTAAACAAATATTACAACAATTTCCAGATATAAAAATTGTGATTGTCGCTAGTGATCCTATTAATTATGAACAAGCTTCAAAAATAGCCATCAAAGGGTATATAGTTAAAGGATCTATTCCAGAAGATTACGTTGCATTAATTAGGAATATTATACACTATGACAACTTAAATAATACTTCTTACAAAAACAATATTTATCCACTTAGTAATTATGCCTTAAACAGTGGCGATAATCATACAAGTAGTAAAAAAATGCAAAATCATTATATTAATATATTAATAATTCAAATTATTGATTTATGGCTTAAAAATAATAGTGCCAATATATTACCAGAGAATTTTTTTGAAGAGATATTAAAGCTTGATGAAAATTTCAATTTTTTAGAAAAATTTTTACTACAGGGCGAATCTGTTAACTGTGACATAATTAAAGAATCAGAATTAAGAATTAATAAATATTCATCTGATTTATTAAAATGTATATCAAAAAATGATTTTGGTTTATTTAACCGCACTTTATCAGATATTGAAAAAAAAATTGATGTATGGATATATAAAGAAGAATGTATTAGAAATCATATGTCATGTCAATTAAGATTACGAATTAACGCTCTCAATTTAAGGATAAATTTAATAAAGAAAGTTCGTGATTTTATTAAAAGTTTTTGGAATAATACTTTACCTCAAGAATCTTTAAATTATTTAGAAAATCTGGAGCAATTAATTGCAAACCAGATTTATAATTTTCATCTTATGTTAAAAAGTTATTTGCAGTATCAAAAGTCATATGAAAAATCTTATGAAATTTTAAAAGCGAAAGTTTTATCTAGTGAACAAGTGAATGAAAACTATGATTATATGATTAAAGCTTTTAAATATATGTGCATATATAAAATTAAAAGAGAAGCTTTAGAGTTGTCTATTGAAGCATTAAAAAGTATTAGAGAAATTTCTCAAACTTCTATTGATACAATTATTTTGACTGTTAAATTACTTCAAGAAGCTAAAATTCAATGTAAATTTCAACTTAATTGTCAATTTAATGATGACAGCAATCAAGAAAATATTTTATTTGAGCAAATACAAGCGCAAGTTATACCAGAAAAGTTGAAATATAGCTTAGAAAAGTATTTAGGAATGGAACTAAATAGCTGGGGTAATTGTAGCTATATTACTGAACATAGAATAAGAGAATTTTTTATACTGGAACTAAACGAAATTATAAAAAACTTCAGCGTCGAGATAATGCAAAATTTATAA
- a CDS encoding mobilization protein MobD-like protein, with the protein MPTIHLIDGEKGGVGKSFVAKTMVQYAIDRKFPYVAVETDRSNPDVANIYGDICKRAVLSEDEKQAHKADRIFELALSNPLIVSLPSQVHKSLRNWIEKNKLLEISPQYGIKFQKWFVSNGEFDSIKLFVKSANFYREKIPHVLVRNFGLCDEWGQVNDDHQVQEVIKKYNVKVIDFPKLEHNERYIINKEQLTFEKARENDQLTILGKQRVVNFLNSAYAAFDSTESW; encoded by the coding sequence ATGCCAACTATACATTTGATTGATGGTGAAAAAGGGGGAGTTGGCAAATCATTTGTCGCCAAAACAATGGTGCAATATGCAATAGATAGAAAATTTCCCTATGTAGCAGTAGAAACAGACCGCTCTAATCCTGATGTCGCTAATATATACGGTGATATTTGCAAGCGTGCTGTATTAAGTGAAGATGAAAAGCAAGCTCATAAAGCTGATCGTATATTTGAATTGGCTTTAAGCAACCCACTTATAGTTAGTTTACCTTCACAAGTTCATAAATCTCTGAGAAATTGGATTGAAAAAAATAAACTTTTAGAAATAAGCCCTCAGTATGGTATAAAATTTCAAAAATGGTTTGTTTCTAATGGAGAGTTTGATAGCATCAAATTATTTGTCAAATCAGCAAATTTTTATAGAGAAAAAATACCTCACGTTTTGGTAAGAAATTTTGGACTATGTGACGAGTGGGGGCAAGTAAACGATGATCATCAAGTTCAAGAAGTGATTAAAAAATATAATGTCAAGGTGATAGATTTTCCCAAACTTGAGCATAATGAGCGATATATTATCAACAAAGAACAACTAACTTTTGAAAAAGCTAGGGAAAATGATCAATTAACTATTTTAGGTAAGCAGAGAGTTGTAAATTTTTTAAATTCTGCTTATGCAGCTTTTGATTCAACAGAATCTTGGTAG
- a CDS encoding conjugative relaxase domain protein: MVCSIGIPYHNFANYAEDNLLINIEEGKSYAITNHVIVSQINNNEFIKEDDGQQQLQSNENSRQRIAENSRWFGDGAQSLGLSGQINSLSYRNIYQGVDNNELPLRRKLKKQNPVPGRDLTFSAPKSVSLLGLVQENKQIIDAHNHSVNRALEYVEHNCIYTRIGTGKKSYQQTNNLVAAIFNHQDSRNLDPNLHSHCVIFNLTQGNDDKWRAMDNRELYRQRITIGLIYHHELGQKLTELGYSVNWNNNGTIELANFKPEHLQQFSSRRTEILEVAGVDSSAKIKAIACISTRNQKQYIKADDRKIIRASWIDKYSALNISSFNNDNKNIVEAKKTLENGQQYVSSTYLIDQTIKSLNTENKVYFSKHEILKKALMQSQGRFQLSLLQQTISQHPSLIETKAGKYTTFALQQNDKLYSNKDIRERHIDTYDYSHPQQTLRSNLNPSVLDLATLSFESEQFNLPSSSSKFQLLMIEDDPTSEHTDVKLINNNKGVVFKVIENYLQTNENQQTKTIILTDAKFDEEQITSSLRNELIKQKKLGDFPLRSVCLERKQIQKANYNQLKNYQVGNMIKFNRESKKFSNQHLYKILDIDENKRILILGNRFGKIMELPIDRYRDRQVYDVKRRELRVNDKLRFNHSQYFKGKQVLARQSFIISKIASKDKITIEMNGKKIIVKSSELLYAGYNYADTIKERCNAKINNCIYLSSANKPDYLLKEDIYNAATLTKNELTVYTSTSSLNQHQYSKSNTKLIQLSDNTNNISKRFMDNISSTNKNEPNIKELNDLVNENHQFSQLKLEPTQSSNSLIKPIDYHKSIEDTLFDIASSAKYIVLNEGQKCMKSVDKEPSANGGLLDKIIYNSPDGLIIEKDSQNLSIYYDGKTIEFDQDYKVKRQELNENQTRQLTQKTQTIKQQIIERDQAQNINQSLDLSR; encoded by the coding sequence ATGGTTTGCTCAATAGGAATTCCTTATCATAATTTCGCTAATTATGCAGAAGACAATTTACTGATAAATATAGAGGAAGGCAAAAGCTATGCAATTACTAATCATGTAATCGTGTCACAGATAAACAATAACGAATTTATCAAAGAAGACGATGGACAGCAGCAATTGCAAAGTAACGAAAATTCTAGGCAACGTATAGCAGAAAATAGCAGATGGTTTGGTGATGGAGCGCAGTCACTTGGATTATCAGGTCAGATAAATTCACTTAGTTATAGAAATATCTATCAAGGAGTAGACAATAATGAATTACCGTTAAGAAGAAAGTTAAAAAAACAAAATCCAGTACCAGGAAGAGATCTAACTTTTTCTGCACCCAAATCAGTTTCACTTTTGGGCTTAGTTCAAGAAAATAAACAGATAATAGATGCTCATAATCACTCAGTTAATCGTGCCTTAGAATATGTTGAGCATAATTGTATTTATACGAGAATAGGCACAGGAAAAAAATCGTACCAACAAACTAATAATTTAGTCGCTGCGATTTTCAATCACCAAGATAGTCGAAATTTAGATCCTAATCTTCATAGTCATTGTGTGATTTTCAATTTAACTCAAGGTAATGATGATAAATGGCGTGCAATGGATAACAGAGAACTTTACCGTCAACGAATTACTATAGGTTTAATCTATCATCACGAATTGGGTCAAAAATTAACAGAACTTGGCTACTCTGTTAATTGGAATAACAATGGCACTATTGAGCTTGCTAATTTTAAGCCTGAACATCTACAACAATTTAGTTCTCGCAGAACGGAAATTTTAGAAGTTGCTGGTGTCGATAGTAGTGCCAAGATTAAGGCTATTGCTTGCATTTCTACAAGAAATCAAAAGCAATATATTAAAGCTGATGATAGAAAAATTATTAGAGCGAGTTGGATAGATAAATATAGTGCTTTAAATATATCTAGTTTTAACAATGATAATAAGAATATTGTTGAAGCTAAAAAAACTCTAGAAAATGGGCAGCAATATGTATCTTCAACTTATCTAATTGATCAGACAATCAAAAGTTTAAATACAGAAAATAAAGTTTACTTTTCAAAGCATGAAATATTAAAAAAAGCGTTAATGCAATCACAAGGTCGATTTCAATTGTCATTGCTTCAACAAACTATATCTCAGCATCCTAGTTTAATCGAAACTAAGGCAGGGAAATACACAACTTTTGCTTTACAACAAAATGATAAATTGTACAGTAATAAGGATATAAGAGAAAGACATATAGATACCTATGATTATAGTCACCCGCAGCAAACACTAAGAAGTAACTTGAATCCTAGTGTTCTAGATTTAGCTACTTTATCATTTGAATCTGAACAATTTAATTTGCCTTCCTCATCATCAAAATTTCAATTATTAATGATCGAAGATGACCCTACATCTGAACATACAGATGTAAAATTGATAAACAATAACAAAGGTGTAGTATTTAAGGTTATAGAAAATTATCTTCAGACTAATGAAAACCAGCAAACCAAAACTATTATTCTTACAGATGCAAAATTCGATGAGGAGCAAATTACTTCTTCGTTAAGAAATGAACTTATTAAACAGAAAAAACTTGGTGATTTTCCATTACGTTCTGTTTGTTTAGAACGTAAGCAAATACAGAAAGCAAATTATAATCAACTTAAAAATTATCAAGTTGGTAATATGATTAAGTTTAATCGTGAGTCTAAAAAATTTAGTAATCAGCACTTGTATAAAATATTGGATATCGATGAAAACAAAAGAATTCTAATTTTAGGAAACCGTTTTGGAAAAATAATGGAACTTCCTATAGATCGATATCGCGATCGCCAAGTTTATGACGTAAAAAGGAGAGAACTGCGCGTCAACGATAAATTACGTTTTAATCATAGTCAGTACTTTAAAGGTAAGCAAGTATTGGCAAGGCAATCTTTCATTATCAGCAAAATAGCAAGTAAAGATAAAATCACTATTGAAATGAATGGTAAAAAAATTATTGTGAAAAGTAGTGAATTATTGTATGCAGGATATAATTACGCTGATACAATCAAAGAACGTTGCAATGCAAAAATTAATAATTGTATCTATTTATCTTCAGCGAATAAGCCAGATTATTTATTGAAAGAAGATATATATAATGCTGCTACTCTTACAAAAAATGAACTTACAGTATATACATCTACTAGTTCATTGAATCAACATCAATATTCTAAATCAAATACAAAATTAATACAATTATCTGATAACACTAATAATATTTCTAAAAGATTCATGGATAATATAAGTTCAACTAATAAAAACGAGCCTAATATTAAGGAATTGAATGATTTAGTAAATGAAAATCATCAGTTTTCGCAATTAAAATTAGAACCAACACAATCTTCTAATTCACTAATTAAGCCAATTGATTATCATAAAAGTATTGAAGATACTTTATTTGATATTGCTAGTTCAGCGAAATATATTGTGTTAAATGAAGGACAAAAATGTATGAAATCTGTTGATAAAGAGCCAAGCGCAAATGGAGGGCTATTAGATAAAATAATTTATAATTCACCTGATGGGTTAATTATAGAAAAAGATTCTCAAAATCTATCTATTTATTACGATGGTAAAACTATAGAATTTGATCAAGATTATAAAGTTAAACGTCAAGAATTAAATGAAAATCAGACAAGACAGTTAACTCAAAAAACACAAACTATTAAACAGCAAATTATAGAAAGAGATCAAGCGCAAAATATTAATCAAAGTCTAGATTTATCTAGATAA